The Candidatus Aegiribacteria sp. DNA segment CAGGCTCTATTTTATCAACATAATCTTGGAGATAGTAACCTGCATCCCGCCAACTAGCCTAATGACATAAACTCCACTGGTAAGATGTTCACCTGCAAGACCAGATCCGTCCCAAAACAGTGTATGCTGACCTTGGGTTACTGCACCCGCATCCTGCCTGTAAACGAGCCTGCCGGAGAGGTCGAAAATCTCCATAGCGAGACTTTCGAGTACAGGAGACTGGAATACAACTAAAGTGTGGGAGTTGATTGGATTCGGTGAGACGCTGGAAATAGAAAGACTTACCTGGAAATACTCTGAGACCATATCATCAATTACAACAAAGATTTCTTGCAGCCCCAGATTGTGGTTCCGACCTCCTGCAATAGCAACAAAGTTCTCATTTGGCCCGGGGGCAGGGATTGTACTACCCCAGGTCACAATAGTCCCATCTGACTTAAGTCCAAGACTTTGGAGCCCACCTCCGGCTACTGCTATGAAGTCCGTGTTGGGTTCAGGAACATTGCACTGGCCATCCGAGTTCCTACCCCAAGCTTCGATTGTCCCATCAGACCTAAGCCCCAAACTATGGTGGTAACCCCCCGCAACAGCAATAAAGTCCTCATTAGGTGCG contains these protein-coding regions:
- a CDS encoding T9SS type A sorting domain-containing protein, encoding MKRMSVLLLPAIILLLTPETVDSSGYSIVAWGWNSSGQCDIPEPNEDFVAAAGGGYHSLGLKSDGTIVAWGANYWGQCNVPAPNEGFIAVAGGRQHSLGLKSDGTIVAWGSNGYGQCNVSAPNEDYVAVAGAYAHSLGLKSDGTIEAWGRNEYGQCDVPLPNEDYISLEGGCYHSLGLKSDGTIVAWGYNSYGQCDVPAPNEDFIAVAGGYHHSLGLRSDGTIEAWGRNSDGQCNVPEPNTDFIAVAGGGLQSLGLKSDGTIVTWGSTIPAPGPNENFVAIAGGRNHNLGLQEIFVVIDDMVSEYFQVSLSISSVSPNPINSHTLVVFQSPVLESLAMEIFDLSGRLVYRQDAGAVTQGQHTLFWDGSGLAGEHLTSGVYVIRLVGGMQVTISKIMLIK